ATCAGCTGCTAAAGAGCCGCAGCGACGCCCTGGACGAAGCACAGAAGGAGAAGTCAAGGTATGATCTCTGTATGATCTTTTTACTCACACTTGTACACAAATAGTGGGGCAGGAACTCCCCAGTTGGGTGTCAGTGGGCACATGAGTTAGGACTGGACTGGGAATATTTGACGCTGCTCGGCGCCAATCAGTGCGCTCACGCGAGCCAAAGTACAACAGGATCATCTCAGTGCCAGTATACTGTATGTTCAAAGACCTGTTTGGAACACTGCTGTGATACTTTTTTAGGATTTTGGAGAACCACACGGAAGGGAGCAGCATGCATTCTCTAGCTATCCAGAGCATGCAGGACCGGCTGCGAGAAGCTGAGCAGAGCAACAGGAGGGAAGAGGAGAGCTTTCGGCAAATGCAGGTGGCGCCACAAATAAATCATTCAATTGTAATCACTGGTTTTTACAGAAAAGTCTTTGTTTTGACAAGGGATGTGCCGCCTATTGACCACCAGTCAGTATCTGCCTAGTTTCATGAAAAAGTAGATGAACCCCATTGCAGATGATTGCCTTTTTTGATGCCAGTCACAAACACTGATCCCCTCTGGCTGGCACTCTATTTCATTTTAGTCCCTCGGCTCAGCACAGTCtaccacaggggtcgggaacctttttggctgagagagccatggaagccaaatattttaaaatgtatttccgtcagagccatataataattttttaacactgaatacaaataaatgtgtgcatttttatgtaaaaccaacattagggtacaacacgtctgttattctttttaataacatttttattctgaagctaactaataatgaataaaatacttttgtatttttgactttttgacaattgtatgtaataaaagataTTAAGAAACTAGGTTAAATAGAGTGTTGATATAGTTTACTGTCAGTAGCACTCACGGTAGATACTTTGAAAAAATTAACATGCAATACATGTGACCAGTATCAGTATTGGCTGATCTCAATCATGGATTATCAGTATCGGACTTGGCAGCACAAAACCCTGAACGGAACATTGTGACCAAGTTCCCGTCTGCACTCAAAACATTTCTGTAACTTGTTGTCATGCAAACATACCTATAGTTAGTAATGCAATATTGTTGGAAAAACTACTGCAACTAATCGAAAATCAACATGCGCTTCAGAGCGAGTATTCCAGCCGCCTGTCCCGGCTGGAGTCCGAGCGGCAGACCCTGGCAGAGTCCTTGACGGCAGCAGAGAAGCGAGCCACAGAGGAGAAGCTGCGTGTGGACAACCTTCATCAGCAGCTGAAGAGTGCCAAGACGGCGGCGGACACTGCCAAGCAAGAGTTACACGATTACAAGCACAAGGCCTCACGAATCTTGCAGGTAAGTCTCACTGACACCAGCATCAACACAACTCTACTACAATcctacctgtactgtatatacacaacTCCTCTAGTGTATACAGCTACACTACTGTACACACAGCTTTTTCCAACTCCACTAATGCACTCtatatgtattcatattattcatatattatatatatgatatatggtataccgtatttttcggactacatgtcgctgtttttttcatagtttggccgggggtgcgacttatactcaggagcgacttatgtgtgaaattattaacacattaccgtaaaatatcaaataatattatttagctcattcacgtaagagactagacgtataagatttcatgggatttagtgattaggagtgagagatagtttggtaaacatatagcatgttttatatgttatagttatttgaatgactcttaccataatatgttaggttaacatagcaggcaccttctcagttggttatttatgcctcatataacctacacttattcagactgttgttcactattctttatttagtttaaattgtctttcaaatgtctattcttggtgttgggttttatcaaatacatttcccccaaaaatgcgacttatactccagtgcgatttatatatgtttctttccttctttattatgcatttttggcaggtgcgacttatactccgaaaaatacggtatattatttattattattattattgtctattgtgagcaaactgtggtgctgaatttcccccagggatccataaagtactttctattctattctattctgttctattctattcagaTACAACTCCACTAGTGTTTACTCTACTACTAGTGTATACCACTCCACTATTGTACTGTATATACAACTCTGCTAGagttgtatatataattatatataattaattatttaatggaCTTTTAAGGCTGCACTGCtgatgagtgggtctattcaggtctattttcatgcaaaaggcgcactggatttTTATTCTACATTTAAAAGACTTACACTATTAGTGTATACAACTTCACATGTATATACAACTACACTAATGTATACAATGACACTAATGTATGCAACTCCACTTCgagtgtgtatgcaactccacttcgagtgtgtatgcaactccaCTTTGAATGTGTATGCAACTCCACTTTgagtgtgtatgcaactccactttgagtgtgtatgcaactccactttgagtgtgtatgcaactccaCTACGTGTGTATGTACAACTCCACTACGTGTGTGTATGCAACTCCACTTTgagtgtgtatgcaactccacttcgagtgtgtatgcaactccactttgagtgtgtatgcaactccacttcgagtgtgtatgcaactccacttcgagtgtgtatgcaactccactttgagtgtgtatgcaactccactttgagtgtgtatgcaactccactttgagtgtgtatgcaactccacttcgagtgtgtatgcaactccactttgagtgtgtatgcaactccactttgagtgtgtatgcaactccacttcgagtgtgtatgcaactccactttgagtgtgtatgcaactccactttgagtgtgtatgcaactccactttgagtgtgtatgcaactccactttgagtgtgtatgcaactccactttgagtgtgtatgcaactccactttgagtgtgtatgcaactccaCTTTGAGTGTGTATGTACAACTCCACTACgagtgtgtatgcaactccaCTTCGAGTGTGTATACAACTCCACTACgagtgtgtatgcaactccactacgagtgtgtatgcaactccactacgagtgtgtatgcaactccacttcgagtgtgtatgcaactccacttcgagtgtgtatgcaactccaCTACGTGTGTATGTACAACTCCACTTCgagtgtgtatgcaactccacttcgagtgtgtatgcaactccacttcgagtgtgtatgcaactccacttcgagtgtgtatgcaactccaCTACGTGTGTATGTACAACTCCACTTCgagtgtgtatgcaactccacttcgagtgtgtatgcaactccacttcgagtgtgtatgcaactccaCTACGTGTGTATGTACAACTCCACTTCgagtgtgtatgcaactccacttcgagtgtgtatgcaactccaCTACGTGTGTATGTACAACTCCACTTCgagtgtgtatgcaactccacttcgagtgtgtatgcaactccacttcgagtgtgtatgcaactccacttcgagtgtgtatgcaactccacttcgagtgtgtatgcaactccacttcgagtgtgtatgcaactccacttcgagtgtgtatgcaactccactttgagtgtgtatgcaactccacttcgagtgtgtatgcaactccacttcgagtgtgtatgcaactccacttcgagtgtgtatgcaactccaCTACGTGTGTATGTACAACTCCACTTCGAGTGTGTATACAACTCCACTACgagtgtgtatgcaactccactacgagtgtgtatgcaactccactacgagtgtgtatgcaactccacttcgagtgtgtatgcaactccacttcgagtgtgtatgcaactccaCTACGTGTGTATGTACAACTCCACTTCgagtgtgtatgcaactccacttcgagtgtgtatgcaactccacttcgagtgtgtatgcaactccaCTACGTGTGTATGTACAACTCCACTTCgagtgtgtatgcaactccacttcgagtgtgtatgcaactccacttcgagtgtgtatgcaactccacttcgagtgtgtatgcaactccacttcgagtgtgtatgcaactccacttcgagtgtgtatgcaactccacttcgagtgtgtatgcaactccactttgagtgtgtatgcaactccaCTTTGAGTGTGTATGTACAACTCCACTTCgagtgtgtatgcaactccacttcgagtgtgtatgcaactccacttcgagtgtgtatgcaactccacttcgagtgtgtatgcaactccacttcgagtgtgtatgcaactccacttcgagtgtgtatgcaactccacttcgagtgtgtatgcaactccacttcgagtgtgtatgcaactccactttgagtgtgtatgcaactccaCTACGTGTGTATGTACAACTCCACTACTAGCGTGTATGCAACTCCACTACTAGTGTTTATGCAACTCCACTACTAGTGTGTATGCAACTCCACCACgagtgtgtatgcaactccaCTTTGAGTGTATACACAACTCCACTACTAGTGTATACATAACTCCACTAGTCCACTACTTGTGTAGTGTATACACAACTGCACTATTAGAGTATATACAACTCTAGAAAAAGTGTATATACGAGGCCAGTACAGGTTTGTACACCTCCATATGTTCATTTATACCTCACAGTTGTACATACTTAGTGTATATGATGGAAATTGAAGCTGTGATGTCAATGTTTGATGAAGTCCAAAGAGAAGCTGATCAGCAGCCTGAAGGAGGGTTCGGGTCTGGACACTTTGGACGGCAGTGGGGCGGCGGCTGTAGAAATGGAGGAGCTTCGTCACGAGAAGGAGCTGCAGAGGGAGGAGATTCAAAAACTACAATGTCAAGTACACTCGCTGCGAACAGACCTACAGGTGACTGCAGTAGTCAACACAAAGACCATGATCATCAAAGACTTATTATTCAATTAGAATTTCCTTTGGGATCAATGCCGTATTCCTCTGTTTTGTCACTACTGCAAGGATCTGGAAAGTCAGTCGCTGGCAGAGACAGAAACATGGCGGGATCAGGCGGTGCAGCTGGAGGAGCAGCAGGCTTCACTCAACAGGATCAAACAGGAACTGGAAGCTGAAGTGGAGCGGCTCAAACAGGTGAGAAGCCATCTTCAGGGAATTTATGGGGAAGCAAATAggacacaactaaataaatgtttacttacatgtGGCATTGGTTAATTGTATTGGAATTAAATACACAATAGTGTTAAAGGTCATGCATTTATtcattgtcaaaagtattttcagttatattaatatttaattatttttttaataatgtaattagttatttttattttattaattaattattttacaaTATAATTTAATGACTATTATGTATTTACAAAACATGTTTGTCAGTCCTTCATGAATATATTTTATCTTTCAAACTCACCAATCAGTCAGTGGGAGGGAAAACACAAAACTAGTCCAATGATTgatattaaaattaattatttaatggACTTTTAAGGCTGCACTGCtgatgagtgggtctattcaggtctattttcatgcaaaaggcgcactggatttttattctacatttaaaagacttacttgtggtctacatataacatgtaatggggtttcttttgtcaaaatgttgcatagattatgcttTAGAGACCATTTTAAGCTGCTTTATTAACGTCTCTTTTGTGGGTGGTCCTAttgacgtgcctccacttcgacagcgtcatcTCCCCATCATCTGTGTCGTACTGCTGGTTTTAGCGAGTCTTCTGACAGACATAAATTAGAACTtcacgctactttgtattagaattggcaacagcagaggatgcatgtacatgtatgagccagtctgccctaaAACAACAAGAGTatagaggacaaagaagaagtttATTGACTAAAgtgtcggactacaatggcaaacccgcgcaaagcactttgggtaaaccTTTACCATAAATGGATAATCcgctgactgccatctactgagaacacttatcattacatcatggactaaataaaattgcttcgaggttggtaaacACAACCGGAATTGatacgtacattaggcacaccgggttataaggtgcactgtccatttaaaaaacactgaaaataaaaaaaaaatatggaaggattttaagtgtgccttatagtttgaaaaatacagtaaataaatgaacacatttaataacacatgtatgtatttaattcTGATTATAATTAATGACActtaagtaattatttaaagatgtatGAATGTGTTTAATTGTGTCCTTGATACAAATGTGCTCACAGTCATCTTGACCTGAAACGATCTCTGTGTCTGGATAGGAGCTGCAGTACGTGGAAGAACAGCAGCATCGGTCCAAAACTGCCCTGCAGAGCCGAGTTCAAGACAGAGAAGATGAAATACAGAAACTCAGGAATCAGGTTTGTTCTTCTTCATTGTCCATTCATTGCTCTTTGTGCGGCGTAGGCTCACACAGGGAAGCGGGAATGTATCCCAGcacattaagtgaagtgaagtgaattatatttatatagcgctttttctctagtgactcaaagcgctttacatgtttaaaacccaatatctaagttacatttaaagcagtgtgggtggcactgggagcaggtgggtaaagtgtcttgcccaaggacacaacggcagtgactaggatggcggaagcgggaatcgaacctgcaaccctcaagttgctggcacggccactctaccaaccaagctaaaccgcccctgAGGACCCACCCTGAGCAGTCTTAGTGACactttaggacaggggtgtccaaactttttccacagaaggCCGCACATGgacaaatttaagcatgcgggggccattttgatatttttcatttttaaaccataacaaaatatatggatttcttTTTCAATCCTTAGGGCTCTTGGGGAgaatagagggtctcagtcactaaaatgttaaaaataagtcaaattattattattttttttaatttaatgcttacagtaaatctctatatcaacttgaggttgatataaagtaaaacaaataaggttttatgccttttctgtcaaagacaactttgttttttacagtaaaactgaaatatgcagtatttagatagatagatagtacttattgattccttcaggagagttcctttatttagcaattaaagccgtcaaagatcaataatgcaggacaccattgattttaatgatctaatatttttgagtaatcacagtgaaaagttcaataaaatcctactaaatatatttgagatccaaaaggttccccactcataaagtgatgcatttttattattatttttttttacttttaacacttaaatttcaagatcaaatcccaatatatccgtcaattttaattttgaactattattttgtttgttttatgctttaTGTCAAAACGTTTATGTTTTAGATGGCAAATATTTATTcctcataaaacattttaaagtgataatttttaagtaataattcattataacatagatttttttgtcctttttttttgagcgttggaaaaaaaaagaaaataaagacaaaaggaaaaataaaactggcatcatggcagctttgtgtcaacattgccactttttctcattagatttcacctcattccactttgttttaaatgttttttttcctaatttttgcaatactatcaattttgcaatttttgcagaatgtgtggcggaccggtaaacgattagctgcgggccacaaatggtccccgggccgcactttggacacccctgctttaggagaACATCAATCCTACAAATGTCTTCTTTCCTCCAGTTGACCAACAAGACCTTAAGCAGCAGTAGCCAAACCGAGCTGGAGAACCGTCTGCACCAGTTGACTGAGACGCTGATCCAGAAGCAGACCATGCTGGAGGCTCTGGGCACCGAGAAAAGCTCGCTGGTCTTCCAGCTGGAGCGTCTGGAGCAGCAGCTGAAGAGCAGCGAAGGAGTTCCGAGCGGGGGAGGATCAGCCATCGACATGAGCACCGTCGAGGGACCAGGTAGCGTCCCCTGGAATTTCAGAACCCGCGCAGTTTTCAGATGGTCAATTCTCTGAGCCTTCAGGGACAAGACACCGGAACATACCGGTCCTGTTCAGCAACCAAGATAGTGCGGGGGTGTATGGCAGAGTACAAAAGGCCGCCAGCACCATTGACCGTTTCAGGTAAGTTGCATGAAATTAATTTGAGAAGACATTCACTAGTAATGTTTCTATTTGTTCTCATTCAAGCATCAGACTGGGGATCTTCTTGAGGCGCTACCCCATAGCCAGAGTGTTTGTCATCTTGTACATGGTGAGTGGTACCACCTTACCAATTATTTCACATACATACCCCATAGCCAGAGTGTTTGTCATCTTGTACATGGTGAGTGGTACCACCTTACCAATTATTTCACATACATACCCCATAGCCAGAGTGTTTGTcatcttgtacaaaccccgtttccatatgagatgggaaattgtgttagatgtaaatataaacagaatacaatgatttgcaaatccttttcaagccatattcagttgaatatgctacaaagacaacatatttgatgttcaaactcataaacgtttttttttttttgcaaataatccttaactttagaatttgatgccagtaacactatggactggactctcactattatgttagatccattttggctggactctcacactattatgttggatccactatggactggactctcactattatgttagatccattttggctggactctcacactattatgttagatccactatggactggactctcatactataatgttagatccattttggctggactctcacactataatgttagatccactatggactggactctcactattatgttagatccactatggactggactctcactattatgttagatccactatggactggactcacacactattattttagatccactatggacaggactcacactattatgttagatccactatggactggactctcactattatgttagatccactatggactggactcacacactattattttagatccactatggacaggactctcactattatgttagatccactatggactggactctcactattatgttagatccactatggactggactctcactattatgttagatccactatggactggactcacacactattattttagatccactatggactggactctcacactattatgttagatccactatggactggactctcactattatgtgagatccactatggactggactctcactattatgtgagatccactatggactggactctcactattatgttagatccactatggactggactctcactattatgttagatccactatggactggactctccctctattacatccatccatccagtgtttttcatgttttcatttctattttatttttttattatgtattctaactttctattttaaatttttttatggtttgtcgcattttgagattttaacagaagtaaagtgcgttacaaatgtaattcattattattattattattattattatcataacagTATCAAGTTTGATTGCTCCATCTTGTTGATTtgtggttgattctttgcatgcaGTGAGAAAATAAACTCACATTTAGCTTCAAAGTTTgcggataaaacaaggaaaagtcacctcgacagtgtggcagtttttttttcttttttcttttttaaacagacCATAGTGGTCTATAAATTATCTAAGGTGCTCGTCCCCACAAGACCGGCAATACCACGCTTCACACATAATATTTTTTGGTGCtataaataatgtttttgttgGCTGTACACAGGCGGTGCTGCATCTGTGGGTGATGATTGTACTTCTGACCTACTCGCCGGAAATGCACAGCACACATCCTGACGGGAGCTAGATGAAGATGGACCACGTTGCCACAAAGCTGCTGGGATTTAGGAGCTGCCTTTTTTTGCACAGATGTCTGCTAAAGACGCTATTTTCTCTCCTCTCCTACTGACAAGGTACAACTGACAATTACTGAGCGATATCTTATATTAATGCTCTCTCAAATGCTTCCTGTCATGCCTCTGTTCTCTTTTCCCTGCTTTCAGAGattgtatttaaaaaagtataaatattattttaataaatgACTTTAAAAACTGCTTTAAAAACAAggactttttgccaaatttcacacccCAGAGACGTAGCCGTCAGGACAAGTTTCATTATTTCTCACAAAATCGCCAGAAAAAGTAAGGCGTTTTCTGACGGAGAGTTTATTaaggagtgcttattggactctgttgcgctgatatgcctggagaagaggggcgcatttgGCAACCTGctagttacatctacttgagtaacttttggaataaattgtacttctaagagtagttttaatgcaacatactcttacttttacttgagtatatttatagagaagaaacgctacttttactccgctccatttatctacattcagctcgctactgatttttatcgatctgttaatgcacgctttgtttgttttggtttgtcagacagaccttcaaagtaggatctatcacatgccacGACACGACGAAGCACAAGGAAAAATAGCGGAATCTGTCTGATGAAGAGTGTTCAAGGGAGGCTGATGCGTTGATGGTAAAACTGCTTTAAAAACAAggagtttttgccaaatttcacacccCCAGAGAAGCAGCCGTCAGGACAAGTTTTGTTATTTCTCACAAAATCGCCAGAAAAAGTAAGGCGTTTTCTGACGGAGAGTTTATTaaggagtgcttattggactctgTTGCGCTGATATGCCTGGAGAAGAGGGGCGCACTTGAgaacgtgctacatttactctgttataTCTACTTGAGTTACtttcgggataaattgtacttctaagagtagttttaatgcaacatactttacttttacttgagtatttttatagagaagaaacattACTTTTActacgctccatttatctacattcagctcgctactgatttttatcgatctgttaatgcacgctttgtttgttttggtttgtcagacagaccttcaaagtaggatctatcacatgccagGACACGACGAAGCACAAGGAAAAATTGCGGAATCTGTCTGATGAAGAGTGTGCAAGGGAGGCTGATGCGTTGATGGTAAAACTGCTTTAAAAACAGggactttttgccaaatttcacacccCCAGAGAAGCAGCCGTCAGGACAAGTTTCGTTATTTCTCACAAAATCGCCAGAAAAAGTAAGGGGTTTTCTGACAGAGAGTTTATTaaggagtgcttattggactctgTTGTGCTGATATGCCTGgagaagaggggcgcatttgGCAACCTGctagttacatctacttgagtaacttttgggataaattgtacttctaagagtagtgttaatgcaacatacttttacttttacttgaatatatttatagagaagaaacgctacttttactccgctccatttatctacattcagctcgctactgatttttatcgatctgttaatgcacgctttgtttgttttggtttgtcggacagactttcaaagtaggatctatcacatgcctgcatttcaccaatcaaatgcagtcactggtgacatttgactccgtttcaccaatcaaacagagccaggcggtcacatgattaactgcacttttttttataaacctttataaatttcaacatttacaaacagttgagaataataataaaagtacaaaaacagtacaaaacagtataaaaaactgtacaaaacagcaccagggggttgtaaattcaaagtaactaaaatagacagcaaaaaaaaatatatatatatatatatatatatataaaataaacaaagtgcaaagccatcggctcactcaatctcagtaaataatttacatttggaacacagcatcatcgttttcacagcttttgggTTGTTAGAGGTTGAGTGTTTTAATGttgagttctaaatcttttttaaaggcacaaaaaacaggtcgggtattgagagacttacatttatgaatataaaacttagccagtagtataatgaggttgcaaaggtaaaa
The sequence above is drawn from the Nerophis ophidion isolate RoL-2023_Sa linkage group LG03, RoL_Noph_v1.0, whole genome shotgun sequence genome and encodes:
- the golga5 gene encoding golgin subfamily A member 5 yields the protein MSWLAEFAGRAEDFLNKVDQGAATALSTSEARTSPLTSFYEGDAAVQSEYKTEGFNKSSGASQHASSYISSAAGHIKTSSSASVSRSSTLPGKEASSGTSNPAKAASSSGFVRRKKSQLDVDDDMLFDFLNSSELPVGGRRDSSRDAVKAAAPSQVAEAKNLTPPPLAVPSLPSTPPSTRGVSRASSISSLSAHSMKASEECSAKEQSQDSPDSPEPCDTRVASPQESGPPEEPHGQVLSSLRLENQLLRSEVSSLNQEMASVIQRSKDLQDDLNIARLRADKWNSEHAQGDRVLRGLRSQVDDLNEALAAKDGQLAVLKVRLDEADQLLKSRSDALDEAQKEKSRILENHTEGSSMHSLAIQSMQDRLREAEQSNRREEESFRQMQSEYSSRLSRLESERQTLAESLTAAEKRATEEKLRVDNLHQQLKSAKTAADTAKQELHDYKHKASRILQSKEKLISSLKEGSGLDTLDGSGAAAVEMEELRHEKELQREEIQKLQCQVHSLRTDLQDLESQSLAETETWRDQAVQLEEQQASLNRIKQELEAEVERLKQELQYVEEQQHRSKTALQSRVQDREDEIQKLRNQLTNKTLSSSSQTELENRLHQLTETLIQKQTMLEALGTEKSSLVFQLERLEQQLKSSEGVPSGGGSAIDMSTVEGPGTRHRNIPVLFSNQDSAGVYGRVQKAASTIDRFSIRLGIFLRRYPIARVFVILYMAVLHLWVMIVLLTYSPEMHSTHPDGS